A genomic segment from Montipora foliosa isolate CH-2021 chromosome 9, ASM3666993v2, whole genome shotgun sequence encodes:
- the LOC137970875 gene encoding uncharacterized protein isoform X1 codes for MEFPTLAIMFVSRVVFGAMFLTVWGRAISGRFIMDENENPGEPSFAALEENVCGGPCNSTTDCQCQSSLEICSRGYCIPFTIYLAQQNACPEVFKSECVVDEDCPCEAVPFLCEDNECVKSRYS; via the exons CAATAATGTTCGTTTCAAGAGTTGTGTTTGGTGCTATGTTTCTTACTGTTTGGGGTAGAGCAATATCAGGAAGGTTCATTATGGATGAAAATGAAAACCCAGGAGAGCCTAGTTTTGCTGCTTTAGAGGAGAAT GTTTGTGGCGGACCATGCAATTCTACGACAGATTGTCAATGTCAATCAAGTTTGGAAATCTGCAGCAGAGGGTATTGCATCCCATTCACCATTTATCTTGCTCAACAAAATGCG TGTCCAGAGGTCTTTAAATCAGAGTGTGTCGTAGACGAGGATTGTCCATGTGAAGCAGTTCCATTTTTATGCGAAGATAACGAATGTGTAAAATCACGTTATTCATAG
- the LOC137970875 gene encoding uncharacterized protein isoform X2, translating to MFVSRVVFGAMFLTVWGRAISGRFIMDENENPGEPSFAALEENVCGGPCNSTTDCQCQSSLEICSRGYCIPFTIYLAQQNACPEVFKSECVVDEDCPCEAVPFLCEDNECVKSRYS from the exons ATGTTCGTTTCAAGAGTTGTGTTTGGTGCTATGTTTCTTACTGTTTGGGGTAGAGCAATATCAGGAAGGTTCATTATGGATGAAAATGAAAACCCAGGAGAGCCTAGTTTTGCTGCTTTAGAGGAGAAT GTTTGTGGCGGACCATGCAATTCTACGACAGATTGTCAATGTCAATCAAGTTTGGAAATCTGCAGCAGAGGGTATTGCATCCCATTCACCATTTATCTTGCTCAACAAAATGCG TGTCCAGAGGTCTTTAAATCAGAGTGTGTCGTAGACGAGGATTGTCCATGTGAAGCAGTTCCATTTTTATGCGAAGATAACGAATGTGTAAAATCACGTTATTCATAG